DNA sequence from the Ogataea parapolymorpha DL-1 chromosome II, whole genome shotgun sequence genome:
AGTCTGGAAGTGATGGATCCGGTGTAGTTTCTGAGATCCGAGCCGTCGTAGGTATCATAGACTGGCATTTTCAGGTCTGCAGTATTAAATTCGAGATTAGACTTCTCAAGgtcttttttgattttcggAGATGCTGGAGCAAGCAGATGAGAGTGGAATGGAGACATAATCGGCAAAAATCTAGAGGAGAATTTGAGTTTTCTTTCGCTGTAAGGAACGCGGGACTGCTCAAGCCCAGAAGGTGCCTTGGCCTTTCTGAGGTTCAAATTGAGACCGTATAGAGATTCTGGTGGACCGGTGACAACCAGGTTTCTGGCACCGTTGACCAAGGAGATGCcaatcttcttggcctcggGCAGATGTTGGTTGGTCTCGTCAACAAACTTGGTGACCTGTTCGTAGGTGAGATCTCTGATGGAGAGCATAGGGCCTGGAGTACCTTCCCCATTTTCTTCCGAGTCCTTGACGGTGCTTGGTGCAAGCGAAGTTGATGGGTAAGCTTGGAGACATCTGACACCAAGGTAGAAAAGGAACTCGACGGCCTTCAGAGCCTGGACCTCGAAGGATTCCCAAGAGTCGGCCGAGGCAATGGCAATTGCAGTGGCAAGACCCTGCGAGTGACCTGTGGTACCGCTAgtgagctcgttgagctGGCCAGGAGTGACACCCAAAAGTCTGCACGTGATGGCGAAGTGGCACAGCTGAATCACGCAAATTAACGGACATGACACAGGAATCGACAGAAGGTGTTCTGTGTTTGGAGTCTGTTCTGGTTTCTCGAGCCAGTTGATGAGGTCGAAACCATGCGTGAAAATTCTGTCGATGTCGGAGGTGGAAGATATAAGAGATTGCAGCTTTGACTGCACGGTGTACAGGAATGGCGCCACAAGTGGGTTATACACGTCGTAGATCTCTCTAAGCTCCTCGAAGTAGTCGTCGGTGTTTCCCTGGCCACCGAAGACCGTGTAGATGGAGGCTTTTTTGTCCTTGGCGGCCTTGAACAGGGCAGACTGGACTGGTGCAGGATCCAGACCAAACTTCTTGTCCACATAGAGCTTTCCAGAGTAgtagtttttcaagatgtGGTTCTTGACCTTTTCTAAGGTTGTTGGATTGGTCTCAGACGCGAGACACTCGGCTGCGAAAGAGTGGATAtctttgttgagcaggaaTCTGGtgtcgaactcgtcaaTGACAAGCTTGATCGCGTCTAATTTCTCCGACTCCAGAACATTAGATCTGACGATGTATCCCAAGAACATCATCAGCAGTTCAGCCTTGGACGCTGGCTCGTCATCGCCAGCGTATCCTTCGGTAACCTCTGGAAGGGACTTGTAGAAATCTGTGGTCAATTGTTGGTACAGGAGGTAATTAGTTGGAGGGGTCAAGATGGTGGTCTCAATCCCTCCGTGGGTTATAACTAGCGGTCTATTCACCGACATGACAACAGCTggttaaaaaaaaataggcTGTTGAAGACAGTTGATATAGTTGAAAAGTTTACCTACGCAGCCACGACTCgtcaacaaaaaaaagaaagcGCTTTGCAAGACATTTGTGGCTGTGCCGTGCTCAGATCAATAGCTACACAATACTAAAATAATAGTACGCCCAACAAGACTGTTGGGATTTGGAATTTGTTGAGAGCAGGGTAACGTGGCTGGGAATTGGGAGGTAAGATTAGCCAAGTAttttttgcacagccggAATCTAAAATTTCTTGGAgattttattatttttttttgggTGTAAATTTTCCGCGTCCTTCTCTTTTGTGCACAGCCTGAGCTTTTGAATGCTACGACTATTCCTGGCCTGCACAGCCAAACTACGCTTTCCATCTTTTTCTTACACAGCCAGAGACGTCTTCACGAGGGATCATGTCTCAGTGGTTGCTAGCCCTCCCGCAGAAGCTGGTGTCCGGCTTCATCAACCTCTTAGCAACATCTCTTTACCTATTTTCGGCATTTCTCTACTCCATAGCGACCTACTTGGCACAGGTGGCCCTTTCGTTTTCCACCGTCCTTTTAATTGCAATTGTGGTCTCTCTAGCAACCTATGCCTACATCCATTACAGATATTTGACTGTTTATTCGCGACTTCCTGAGGACCCAAAGCGGCAGGAGCCGTCAATGGACACGTTTCTGGAGACGTCTGGCCGAGAGCGCAAGGCCCGACAGAACTATCTAGACGAATTCTTGTCTGCAATAAAGATTTTTGGCTATTTGGAGAGCCAAGTGTTCAATGAGCTGACAAAGAGCATGCAAACGCAAAAGCTGGACTCCGGCGAGattgtgtttttggacgaaaACTCAGGGTTCATGATCTGCGTCGAGGGCGAAATCGAAgtcttttgcaagattGGAAGCTCAAACGACGAGAATGCGGTGTTCACCAATGAATCCTCCACTAACTACGTTATTGTTGACGATATTAAGTACAGACTTTTGAATAACGTCAAAAGTGGTGCTCCATTGTCATCGTTAACGAGTGTGTTGAACTTACTCACTGCTTCTGATTTAAATATTCCAGACAGACAGGCTTCTGGTATTTTGCCTGTTCCTTCAGATTTTGACCTGGACAACAAGGTCTTTGCGGACTCGCCGGTGCCACAGCCACCCTGCTTGAACGAAACGCCAACCCTGATCGCCATTCCAAAAAACAACTGCACCATTTCCATCATCCCCAAAGATTCGTTCACGAGACTCGCTTATAAATATCCCAAGGCCACCTGTCACATTGTTCAGATGATTTTGACCAAACTGTACCGTGTCACCTTTCAGACGGCCCATGACTACCTCGGCCTCACCGCAGACATCATGCGAACAGAAATTAATCTCAACAAACAATGTTCCAATGTGCTGCCCTCTTATCTGAGCAACAACGTTGTGGAACATTTTATGCCAAGACTATCTTCTTACAGTACACTCAATGAGTCACACTCGTTGCTGAAAAGAAGCCAGAGCTCGAAACTGATGAGGTCAGAGCCGATTCGTCTGGACCCTAGTTCCAgatctgtttctccaggtGGCCCCATTTCCATCCATACGGCTCCCACTTCTTTCATGGCAACACTCAGCTCGGATGCAGACGAAAGCAACCAGAGCGACGATATGCTTGCCATGCCGCGGTCGCGTATCAAGGCCCGTAGACCAAGAAGTGAGGTTCCGGGCGCGAGAAACTCGTCAAGACATTTCTCGTTGGCTGCTCGAAACTCCACTAATCCAGGAGACCTTGTTTCCAATGTTCCTGTGTCCCATTTGGATAAGATGGCAAGTATTGAAAAGACAGATAAGGGCCACCGGCACGATAGAATAGTCAACGGTGAAAACGAAGAGCCTGCGGAGATGGCTGTTCGTGTAGCCATCGCAGAGAGCATCTGCGAAAGCATCGGTGTAGATCGTGGGTCGCTCCAGGTCTCGTCTCCGAGCAGGATGAGTTTCTCGCCTTCTGTGGTGAGCTCGCCGATGGTTGCAGGCATCACCGAAATGAACCCTAAACCAAAAGGCCTTGGCATCGGAACGAGATCAAAAGTTCGTACTTTTTCATCTCATAATCTCGGGACTCCTaacgatgatgaagacgGAACCACAGGAAGTCAGAAGAGTTTTATGGATTTCGAGAACATCAAGTCTGACCTTGCCAATTCAATCAATTTGAAACACGTATCAGCCGGAACTAAGCTGATTGAAGCTAATGAGCACACACCAGGAATTTACTATGTGATAGATGGAGTTCTGAAAGTTACTTATATGAACGAAAACACCGACGGAGACCCTACAGAGGAGTTTGTTTATGAGGTCAAGCAAGGCGGCATAGCTGGATATCTGGGAACCTTGATTGGCTCCAAATCCTTTGTGAATGTGGTGGCAGCTGTAGACTGCTATGTGGCATTTTTACCTAGAGAGGTCTTTGAGATCTTGAACGAGCGTTTCCCGTACCTTCAACTAGCCATTGCAAAAAACTTGTTGCGCATTCTTGACAAACGTCTGCTTCTGGCAGACTACGCTATGGAATGGGTCCACATTTCCGCTGGTGA
Encoded proteins:
- a CDS encoding esterase of the alpha-beta hydrolase superfamily, with the translated sequence MSQWLLALPQKLVSGFINLLATSLYLFSAFLYSIATYLAQVALSFSTVLLIAIVVSLATYAYIHYRYLTVYSRLPEDPKRQEPSMDTFLETSGRERKARQNYLDEFLSAIKIFGYLESQVFNELTKSMQTQKLDSGEIVFLDENSGFMICVEGEIEVFCKIGSSNDENAVFTNESSTNYVIVDDIKYRLLNNVKSGAPLSSLTSVLNLLTASDLNIPDRQASGILPVPSDFDLDNKVFADSPVPQPPCLNETPTLIAIPKNNCTISIIPKDSFTRLAYKYPKATCHIVQMILTKLYRVTFQTAHDYLGLTADIMRTEINLNKQCSNVLPSYLSNNVVEHFMPRLSSYSTLNESHSLLKRSQSSKLMRSEPIRLDPSSRSVSPGGPISIHTAPTSFMATLSSDADESNQSDDMLAMPRSRIKARRPRSEVPGARNSSRHFSLAARNSTNPGDLVSNVPVSHLDKMASIEKTDKGHRHDRIVNGENEEPAEMAVRVAIAESICESIGVDRGSLQVSSPSRMSFSPSVVSSPMVAGITEMNPKPKGLGIGTRSKVRTFSSHNLGTPNDDEDGTTGSQKSFMDFENIKSDLANSINLKHVSAGTKLIEANEHTPGIYYVIDGVLKVTYMNENTDGDPTEEFVYEVKQGGIAGYLGTLIGSKSFVNVVAAVDCYVAFLPREVFEILNERFPYLQLAIAKNLLRILDKRLLLADYAMEWVHISAGDSLYTQGDPANGIYIVLNGRFRSMRTPEGKDVQPVIVSEHGQGESLGEVEVLTKTKRDLTLVAIRDSELARIPRSLFEMIALSNPSIMVKVTRIVANRFIHSKEHDGNFELTTPTAPIKDDNFSKNFNNYRTITILPITYGLPVVEFGERLTTALENVSKTAKMLTQSTALSRLGKHAFDHLAKLKQSGYFSELEDKYDIVIYVADTPVNSSWTKTCIQQGDCILLLADSQQPPNIGEYERLLVKNNTTARTELILLHPERYVEPGSTNNWLKNRIWVHSHHHVQLSFDTNSMPAEVDFGPISKSANTSKLLTATTAKLSANLRNMLSNNEFLQMIKQTREAFKSKRYYRPMQEHKDDFMRLARILTGQAVGLVLGGGGARGISHIGVIAALEEKGIPVDFVGGTSIGAFVGALYAREYDLVPVYGRAKTFSGRMGSIWRSLLDLTIPLTSYTTGHEFNRGIWKALGDSRIEDFWIKFYCNSTNITESVMEIHTSGYAWRYVRASMSLAALLPPLTDNGNMLLDGGYIDNLTVEEMKRRGAHAIIACDVGSEDDRSKMHYGESLSGLWVLLNRINPFSAHPNVPTMTDIQIRLAYVASVIALEKSKNSKDCVYLRPPIEGYATLDFSKFDEIYGVGSKYAAEVLNKLQSKGELPSFKTRRRELSKHPTLQRRNSI